In a genomic window of Anoxybacter fermentans:
- a CDS encoding carbohydrate ABC transporter permease, with amino-acid sequence MAKYSKLRRRENLLGYLFILPWILGFLIFTVFPMGYSIWLSFTKWNLFTPPRWVGFDNYVKLLTEDPKFWQSLKVTTIYSIFSIPLGILGSLSVALLLNQKFKGVYIFRTIYYLPAVVSGVAVSLLWKWIFSPDFGLINFVLSKFGITGPGWLSDPAWTLPAYIIMSLWGVGGGMVIYLAGLNDIPVQLYEAAEIDGANRWQKFIKITLPMLSPVIFFNLIMGIIGAFQTFTQAYIMGGAGNAGLFYVLYLFQNAFSDFKMGYASAQAWILFLIILVLTLLVFKSSDAWVFYQGAFNENKKGGKKE; translated from the coding sequence ATGGCTAAATACTCCAAACTCCGCAGAAGAGAAAATCTATTGGGCTATTTATTTATACTGCCGTGGATTTTAGGATTTCTCATCTTTACTGTTTTCCCTATGGGTTATTCTATATGGTTGAGTTTTACAAAGTGGAATTTATTTACCCCCCCCAGATGGGTAGGATTTGATAACTATGTGAAATTGTTAACTGAGGATCCTAAGTTCTGGCAGTCTTTAAAGGTTACTACTATTTATTCTATTTTCAGTATCCCATTGGGAATCTTAGGTTCTTTGAGTGTAGCCTTATTACTAAATCAGAAATTTAAAGGGGTATATATTTTCAGAACAATTTATTACTTACCTGCAGTTGTTTCAGGAGTTGCTGTATCTTTATTATGGAAATGGATTTTTAGTCCCGATTTTGGTCTTATAAACTTTGTATTATCTAAATTTGGCATTACAGGCCCTGGTTGGCTATCTGATCCTGCCTGGACTCTACCAGCTTATATTATCATGAGCCTGTGGGGAGTAGGTGGCGGTATGGTTATTTATCTAGCTGGACTTAATGATATTCCGGTTCAATTGTATGAAGCGGCAGAGATTGATGGGGCTAATAGGTGGCAAAAGTTTATTAAAATTACTTTACCCATGCTCTCTCCGGTGATTTTCTTTAATCTAATAATGGGAATCATTGGTGCGTTTCAGACCTTCACTCAAGCATATATTATGGGAGGCGCTGGTAATGCCGGGCTTTTTTATGTATTATACCTTTTTCAGAATGCCTTCAGTGATTTTAAGATGGGATATGCTTCAGCTCAGGCCTGGATTCTCTTTCTGATTATCCTTGTGCTAACTCTGTTAGTTTTCAAATCTTCAGATGCGTGGGTATTTTATCAGGGAGCGTTTAATGAGAATAAAAAAGGAGGCAAGAAAGAATGA
- a CDS encoding Hsp20/alpha crystallin family protein, with product MALIPYEPFRQLEQWRRDLDRFFTDFPNPFGRDFNLPRIDVYETDNEVVVECEIPGIEKKEDINIDVDENIVTISGTINRYNEIREDQMHRRERFTGRFQRSVALPTRVSVEGTTATYKNGILEVRMPKAAQETRKRIDVKFQ from the coding sequence ATGGCATTAATCCCCTATGAGCCTTTCCGTCAATTAGAACAGTGGAGAAGAGATTTGGACAGATTTTTTACTGACTTCCCCAATCCTTTTGGACGGGATTTTAATTTGCCCCGGATTGATGTTTATGAAACAGATAATGAAGTTGTAGTTGAATGTGAAATTCCTGGAATTGAAAAGAAAGAAGATATTAATATTGATGTTGATGAGAACATTGTTACAATTAGCGGTACTATTAACAGGTATAATGAAATTCGTGAAGATCAAATGCATAGACGTGAGAGATTTACCGGAAGGTTCCAACGCTCTGTTGCATTACCTACCCGGGTTTCTGTTGAAGGTACTACTGCAACTTATAAAAATGGTATTCTTGAAGTCCGTATGCCAAAAGCTGCACAAGAGACAAGAAAAAGAATTGATGTTAAGTTTCAATAA
- a CDS encoding DUF1028 domain-containing protein: MSSKMKEKELVATFSIVGFDPETGELGIAVQSKFLAVGAVVPWARAGVGAIATQSWANTTYGPEGLRLLEEGYSVEEVLEKLTSADENKNLRQVGIVDAKGNSATFTGEDCFEWAGGIAGPNFAAQGNILVSEETVKAMADTFVNVKGPLADRLVEALAAGQAAGGDSRGRQSAALLVVKEKGGYSGFNDRYIDLRVDDHPTPIKELKRLLNLFYLYFRETDPDKLVKIEGEQLKEIQQMLKKLDFYQGEITGEWNEEFKESLKTFYMKENFEGRMREDEYIDSEILDYMRYKAGLVK, translated from the coding sequence ATGAGTAGTAAGATGAAAGAAAAGGAACTTGTAGCTACTTTTTCTATTGTAGGCTTTGATCCAGAAACGGGTGAGTTAGGAATTGCAGTTCAATCCAAATTTTTAGCAGTGGGAGCAGTTGTACCCTGGGCTAGGGCCGGTGTAGGTGCTATAGCAACCCAATCCTGGGCCAATACCACCTATGGCCCTGAAGGTTTGCGTCTTTTAGAAGAGGGGTATAGTGTTGAAGAAGTGTTGGAGAAACTGACTTCTGCTGATGAAAATAAAAATCTTCGCCAGGTGGGTATTGTAGATGCTAAAGGGAACTCTGCGACCTTTACCGGAGAAGATTGTTTTGAATGGGCAGGGGGAATTGCTGGGCCCAATTTTGCAGCTCAGGGAAATATTTTGGTAAGTGAAGAAACTGTTAAGGCTATGGCTGATACCTTTGTCAATGTCAAAGGGCCTCTTGCTGATCGGTTAGTTGAGGCATTGGCGGCAGGACAGGCAGCTGGTGGAGATAGCCGCGGACGTCAATCGGCAGCTCTTTTGGTTGTAAAAGAGAAAGGGGGTTATAGTGGATTTAATGACCGCTATATTGATCTTCGAGTTGATGACCATCCTACCCCGATTAAAGAATTAAAGCGGCTTTTAAACCTCTTCTATCTCTATTTTAGAGAGACTGACCCTGATAAATTGGTTAAAATAGAAGGTGAACAATTAAAAGAGATTCAACAGATGTTGAAGAAACTGGATTTCTATCAGGGTGAGATTACCGGAGAATGGAATGAGGAATTCAAAGAATCTTTAAAGACTTTTTACATGAAAGAGAATTTTGAAGGCCGTATGCGGGAAGATGAGTATATTGACAGTGAAATACTGGATTATATGAGGTATAAAGCTGGATTGGTAAAATAA
- a CDS encoding AAA family ATPase has protein sequence MVRNKSQLIERLKEQIGRVVVGQKELVDRLLVGLLANGHILLEGVPGLAKSLSVETLARCINAKYQRIQFTPDLLPADLIGTLVYNPQRGEFITKKGPIFANIVLADEINRAPAKVQSALLEAMQEKQVTIGEETFKLPRPFLVLATQNPLEQQGTYPLPEAQLDRFMLKVKITYPKKSEEKEILNRMAYTKRDLTVEPVISPEEIMDLRSIVDQIYLDEKIKDYILDLVFASREPGEYGLKNLENLIECGASPRATISLCLAAKAYAFIQGRGYVIPHDVKTIGMDVLRHRIAITYEAEAEELTPEDIIQTIFDEIPVP, from the coding sequence ATGGTACGAAATAAAAGTCAACTTATTGAAAGATTGAAAGAACAGATTGGGAGAGTTGTTGTAGGACAAAAAGAACTTGTGGATAGACTTTTGGTAGGACTTTTAGCCAATGGACATATTCTTTTAGAGGGGGTACCGGGTCTGGCCAAGTCTTTGTCTGTAGAAACCCTGGCCCGCTGTATCAATGCAAAATATCAGCGAATTCAGTTTACTCCCGATCTTTTACCTGCTGACCTGATAGGAACTTTGGTGTATAACCCACAAAGAGGAGAATTTATAACTAAAAAGGGGCCAATTTTTGCCAATATTGTCCTTGCAGATGAGATTAACCGTGCTCCAGCTAAAGTTCAAAGTGCTCTTTTGGAAGCTATGCAGGAAAAACAGGTGACTATCGGTGAGGAAACATTTAAACTACCCAGACCATTTTTGGTGCTGGCGACCCAGAATCCTTTAGAACAGCAGGGAACATATCCTTTACCTGAAGCTCAGTTGGATCGATTTATGTTGAAGGTAAAGATAACTTATCCTAAAAAATCTGAAGAGAAAGAGATTTTAAACCGGATGGCTTATACAAAAAGGGATTTAACAGTAGAACCGGTTATTAGCCCTGAAGAGATCATGGATCTGCGTAGTATTGTGGATCAGATCTATCTGGATGAAAAGATCAAAGATTATATTCTGGATCTGGTTTTTGCTTCCCGTGAACCTGGGGAATATGGGCTTAAAAACCTTGAAAATTTAATTGAATGCGGTGCATCACCTCGAGCCACCATTAGTCTTTGTCTTGCAGCAAAAGCCTATGCTTTTATCCAGGGCCGGGGTTATGTGATTCCACATGATGTGAAGACTATCGGAATGGATGTACTGCGCCATAGGATTGCTATTACTTATGAAGCTGAAGCAGAAGAGTTGACCCCAGAGGATATAATTCAGACTATTTTTGACGAGATTCCTGTTCCCTAA
- a CDS encoding LacI family DNA-binding transcriptional regulator: MGVTIYDIAKRANVSPSTVSRVFNQKGRIAPETRDKVLAIARELGYQPREYKSKNKNSKTKSIGIIFSNRLLNNLTGDPFYGQVMEGVEQSLREHNYQLFFKTITGKLEQDLEIIDDLINVEEHVGLILTGYEIDRKIIMKIKESNFPLVLVDNDLWDENIDCIVNDNIAGARKIVSHLIQLGHKRIAFIGGPLTHISLDERYMGYKQALKEADIEKDPNLIVFCEPTFNPEDGYRAAMAILNQKENRPTAFFAANDMLAIGVMKAIKEMGYSIPEDISIAGFDDIQMAQHTMPALTTVRIFKHEMGFLAGKRLIELINGVFTKPIKVVVSVEPVIRESTGPIVSS; the protein is encoded by the coding sequence ATGGGGGTTACTATTTATGATATCGCAAAAAGAGCTAATGTTTCCCCTTCTACTGTTTCCAGAGTATTTAATCAAAAAGGAAGAATTGCTCCAGAAACTAGAGATAAGGTATTGGCTATAGCCAGGGAGTTGGGATACCAACCTCGTGAGTATAAAAGTAAGAATAAAAATTCAAAGACAAAGAGTATAGGAATTATTTTCAGTAACCGGTTATTAAATAATTTGACGGGAGATCCCTTTTATGGTCAAGTTATGGAGGGAGTTGAGCAAAGTTTAAGGGAACATAATTATCAATTGTTTTTTAAAACTATTACTGGGAAGTTAGAACAGGATTTAGAAATTATTGATGATTTAATTAATGTAGAAGAGCATGTCGGACTTATTCTAACTGGATATGAAATTGATCGTAAGATCATTATGAAGATTAAAGAGAGCAACTTTCCCCTGGTTTTAGTGGATAATGATCTCTGGGATGAGAATATTGACTGTATTGTTAATGATAATATTGCCGGTGCCAGGAAAATTGTCAGTCATCTGATTCAGTTGGGACATAAGAGGATTGCTTTTATAGGAGGTCCCCTGACCCATATTTCTTTAGATGAGAGATATATGGGATATAAGCAGGCTTTAAAAGAAGCAGATATAGAAAAGGATCCCAATTTGATTGTCTTCTGTGAACCTACATTTAATCCTGAGGATGGTTACCGGGCTGCAATGGCAATTTTAAACCAGAAAGAAAATAGGCCAACTGCTTTTTTTGCTGCCAATGATATGCTTGCAATTGGAGTTATGAAGGCGATTAAGGAGATGGGTTATTCCATTCCAGAAGATATTTCTATTGCTGGTTTTGATGATATCCAGATGGCCCAGCATACAATGCCGGCTTTAACTACTGTAAGAATTTTTAAGCATGAAATGGGATTTTTGGCAGGTAAGCGATTGATTGAATTGATTAATGGAGTCTTTACTAAGCCAATTAAAGTTGTAGTGTCGGTTGAACCGGTTATCCGGGAATCGACAGGTCCAATTGTATCCAGTTAA
- a CDS encoding MTP-1 family protein translates to MAIFESGKKQTCKELLLDFKSKKQQLKGEKLHFVDVDGRDVYNITAPFEDAGEMVIAGRVEARDSEDSEVFFFVQEDGYWRPRKNAPKFRLQDPFVTKISGELVFGGVEIFPHPEIEGALSYRTIFYRGIDINSLKKFAIGPDGMKDIRLVELADGKIGVFTRPQGKIGGRGQIGFIKIDSLDQLNIEVINNAKLLTEQFIEEEWGGANELHLLSNGLVGVLGHIARFDEEGNRHYYPMVFAFDPLTETASSMEIIATRDNFPPGPAKRPDLVDVLFSGGLIRMEDGRAELYVGVSDAEAHKIVISDPFLKYE, encoded by the coding sequence ATGGCAATTTTTGAATCAGGAAAAAAGCAAACATGTAAAGAACTACTCTTGGATTTTAAAAGTAAAAAGCAACAACTGAAAGGAGAAAAACTTCATTTTGTAGATGTCGATGGAAGAGATGTATACAATATAACTGCTCCTTTTGAAGATGCAGGGGAAATGGTTATTGCAGGAAGAGTTGAAGCAAGAGATAGTGAAGATTCTGAGGTTTTCTTTTTTGTTCAGGAAGATGGGTATTGGAGACCGAGAAAAAATGCCCCAAAATTTAGATTACAGGATCCCTTTGTAACAAAAATTTCAGGCGAACTGGTCTTTGGAGGTGTAGAAATTTTTCCACATCCGGAGATTGAAGGAGCATTGAGCTATAGAACTATATTTTATCGCGGAATAGATATCAATAGCTTGAAGAAATTTGCCATCGGGCCAGATGGTATGAAGGATATACGACTTGTAGAGCTAGCTGATGGAAAAATTGGGGTTTTTACAAGACCACAGGGGAAAATTGGAGGAAGAGGTCAAATTGGCTTTATAAAAATTGATTCTCTTGACCAGCTGAATATTGAAGTAATAAATAATGCAAAGTTACTCACAGAACAATTTATTGAAGAAGAATGGGGAGGCGCGAATGAACTGCATCTTCTATCTAATGGTTTAGTTGGAGTTTTGGGACATATAGCACGCTTTGATGAAGAGGGAAATAGACATTATTATCCCATGGTTTTTGCATTTGATCCTTTGACAGAGACGGCGTCATCAATGGAAATTATAGCAACCAGGGATAACTTTCCTCCTGGCCCGGCAAAAAGACCTGATTTAGTAGATGTATTATTTAGTGGTGGTCTAATAAGAATGGAGGATGGAAGAGCAGAATTATATGTGGGTGTAAGTGACGCAGAAGCCCATAAAATAGTAATTTCTGACCCGTTCCTGAAATATGAATAA
- a CDS encoding carbohydrate ABC transporter permease codes for MSLKSSQKKQKKLTKIIWYIVVSIGALIFLLPFFWMVSTSLKSEAAVLQFPPKWIPDPIKWSNYIEALTVEPFGLFLKNTVFITVVAMFGEILTASLVAYGFARFDFKGRNILFLILLSTMMLPGQVTMIPVFIMFRNFGWINTFKPLTIPAYFGGGAFYIFLLRQFFMTIPRELDDAAKIDGCNAFQIYYKIILPLSKPALATIAIFSFQGHWNDFMGPLIYLNDKSKFTLALGLKMFQGMFKTQWNLLMAASVVVMLPVLILFFCFQRQFIEGITMTGMKG; via the coding sequence ATGAGCCTTAAATCCAGCCAAAAAAAGCAAAAAAAATTGACTAAGATTATATGGTATATAGTGGTAAGTATTGGAGCATTGATCTTTTTATTACCCTTTTTCTGGATGGTTTCCACATCATTAAAGAGTGAAGCCGCAGTACTTCAATTTCCTCCGAAATGGATACCGGATCCAATTAAGTGGTCTAATTATATTGAAGCTTTGACCGTAGAACCCTTTGGACTTTTTTTAAAAAATACAGTGTTTATCACAGTAGTTGCCATGTTTGGTGAGATTTTGACAGCATCACTTGTTGCCTATGGATTTGCCAGATTTGACTTTAAAGGAAGAAATATTCTCTTTTTAATTTTATTATCTACAATGATGCTACCTGGTCAGGTAACTATGATTCCTGTCTTTATCATGTTTAGAAATTTTGGTTGGATTAATACTTTTAAACCCTTGACAATACCAGCTTATTTTGGTGGTGGAGCATTTTATATCTTTCTCTTGCGTCAGTTTTTTATGACTATTCCCCGAGAGTTGGATGATGCAGCCAAAATCGATGGTTGCAATGCTTTTCAAATTTACTATAAAATTATTTTGCCTTTATCCAAACCGGCCTTAGCGACTATAGCTATTTTCTCTTTTCAAGGCCACTGGAATGACTTTATGGGTCCTTTGATTTATCTCAATGATAAATCAAAATTTACTCTTGCTCTGGGTTTGAAAATGTTTCAAGGAATGTTTAAAACCCAGTGGAATCTTTTGATGGCAGCTTCAGTTGTTGTAATGCTTCCAGTACTGATACTCTTTTTCTGTTTCCAACGTCAATTCATCGAAGGGATTACTATGACAGGAATGAAAGGATAA
- a CDS encoding DUF58 domain-containing protein, which yields MRTMVNEEILKKVRKIQIKTNRLADNLLAGMYASAFKGVGIEFSEVRQYLPGDEIRSIDWNVTARMGQPYVKEFEEEREQTILLLVDASSSFRFGTVNQLKNELTAEICALLAFSAIENNDKVGLVIFTDQIEKHIPPRKGRRHVLRVIRELLYFKPTHYRTDISGVLEYINKVTHRSTICFLISDFIDSGYEKAFQIASKRHDLIPVTITDPKEEELPSVGLINLKDAETGEEILIDSSNQKVREEYKRRFFEMVEFRKKVFASAGVSSIDLRTDRDYVDVLMKFFKARKNWMQ from the coding sequence ATGAGGACTATGGTTAATGAAGAGATATTAAAAAAGGTACGGAAGATTCAGATCAAAACCAATCGACTGGCAGATAATCTGCTTGCTGGTATGTATGCCAGTGCTTTTAAGGGAGTAGGGATTGAATTTAGCGAAGTACGCCAATATCTTCCCGGTGATGAGATTCGCTCCATAGATTGGAATGTGACAGCCCGGATGGGTCAGCCCTATGTAAAAGAATTTGAAGAAGAGCGGGAACAAACTATACTGTTGTTGGTCGATGCCAGTTCTTCTTTCAGGTTCGGTACTGTCAATCAATTAAAAAATGAATTGACAGCAGAAATATGTGCTCTTTTGGCCTTTTCTGCCATTGAAAATAATGATAAGGTTGGACTTGTTATATTTACTGACCAGATAGAAAAACATATTCCACCCCGGAAAGGAAGAAGGCATGTTCTAAGGGTAATTAGAGAACTTCTTTATTTTAAGCCAACTCATTATAGAACAGATATTAGCGGTGTATTGGAATATATAAACAAAGTAACTCATCGAAGTACCATCTGTTTTTTGATTTCTGACTTTATTGATAGTGGTTATGAAAAAGCATTTCAAATTGCTAGTAAACGTCATGATTTAATTCCCGTAACCATAACAGACCCTAAAGAAGAAGAATTACCTTCTGTTGGGTTAATAAACCTTAAAGATGCAGAGACCGGGGAGGAGATTTTGATTGATAGTTCAAATCAAAAGGTACGGGAAGAGTATAAACGGCGCTTTTTTGAAATGGTAGAATTTCGTAAAAAAGTCTTTGCTTCTGCTGGAGTTAGTTCTATTGATTTAAGAACCGATAGGGATTATGTTGATGTTTTAATGAAGTTTTTTAAAGCACGGAAGAATTGGATGCAGTGA
- a CDS encoding ABC transporter substrate-binding protein — protein MHKKIIGLIIFLVLLLNLCSLTVAAKKPVTITFATWSGVEEGKELQQIVDKINARHKDFQIKTIHIPGDYYTKLQVMIAGGTPPDIFYLSQEFVPDYASKWVLMNLTPILKKDPEIDLDDYYSAALETSRYQGQLYGLPWIYQPFILYYNKDLFDKFNVPYPKSCMSWEQFVDLAQKMTKDVDNDGRIDYYGFVQQGTPELWIWQNGGHIISSDRQTALLDQPEALGGVKFFHDIIHKYKITPSMATISEQGFADLFKTGKVAMFIGGAADGFYDLNFNVGAVEVPQGKVKATFSWTASLVISSSTKHKKLAYQAWKELLDGIQHWKIAPPRKSLMAKLKEIEPRLTPDREEAIRNSMAYARGFTNVVGQSQISRILWEEMSQPIWLGKKTPEEAVKIAARKINEVLKENQE, from the coding sequence ATGCATAAAAAAATAATAGGCCTGATCATTTTTTTGGTTTTACTACTTAATCTCTGTTCTTTAACAGTTGCTGCCAAAAAACCAGTAACTATTACTTTTGCAACTTGGTCCGGTGTTGAGGAAGGAAAGGAATTACAGCAAATTGTTGACAAAATAAATGCCAGACATAAGGATTTCCAGATCAAAACTATTCATATTCCTGGTGATTATTATACCAAATTACAGGTTATGATTGCCGGTGGTACACCACCAGATATCTTTTATCTCTCTCAGGAATTTGTTCCCGATTATGCTTCCAAATGGGTTTTGATGAATTTAACTCCGATTCTTAAAAAAGATCCTGAAATTGACCTGGATGATTATTATTCAGCAGCTTTAGAAACCAGCCGATATCAAGGTCAATTATATGGTTTACCCTGGATCTATCAGCCTTTTATTCTCTATTATAATAAAGATCTTTTTGATAAATTCAATGTACCATATCCAAAAAGCTGTATGAGCTGGGAACAGTTTGTGGACTTAGCTCAGAAAATGACTAAAGATGTGGATAATGATGGCCGGATAGATTATTATGGTTTTGTTCAACAGGGCACACCTGAACTTTGGATCTGGCAAAATGGTGGTCATATTATTAGTTCGGATCGTCAAACTGCCCTTCTGGACCAACCAGAGGCTCTGGGTGGTGTGAAATTTTTCCATGATATTATTCACAAATATAAGATCACCCCATCTATGGCAACTATCTCGGAACAAGGTTTTGCAGATCTTTTTAAAACCGGTAAAGTAGCAATGTTCATTGGGGGTGCTGCAGATGGTTTCTATGATCTTAATTTCAATGTGGGTGCAGTTGAAGTACCGCAGGGAAAAGTAAAAGCTACTTTTAGTTGGACTGCTTCATTGGTAATTAGCTCCAGTACCAAGCACAAGAAACTGGCCTATCAGGCATGGAAAGAGTTATTGGATGGTATCCAACACTGGAAGATAGCTCCACCAAGAAAATCTCTTATGGCGAAGTTAAAAGAGATTGAACCTCGATTAACACCTGATCGGGAAGAAGCAATTAGAAATTCTATGGCATATGCCCGCGGTTTTACTAATGTTGTTGGACAAAGTCAGATTAGTCGGATTTTGTGGGAAGAGATGTCGCAGCCAATCTGGTTGGGTAAAAAGACTCCTGAAGAGGCTGTAAAAATCGCTGCCAGAAAAATCAATGAAGTCTTAAAAGAGAATCAGGAGTAA
- a CDS encoding HAD family hydrolase encodes MIHNIIFDLGNVLLNFKPLEYLTQKVSDLELVNDLYQQIFCSEEWVMLDRGVITIEEAIKRICLRNPEKVKLIEEILYDWEKILTPIEGSVEILRQLKEKNFNLYVLSNFHLRAFEKVSTENEFFQLFDGMIISAKVRYLKPEPEIYQYLIEHFKIDPERTIFIDDTRENLDAAKKFGIKTIHFISSSDLCQELKKLKVL; translated from the coding sequence TTGATCCATAATATTATTTTTGATTTAGGCAATGTCTTGCTAAATTTTAAACCTTTAGAGTATTTAACTCAAAAAGTTTCAGATTTAGAATTGGTTAATGATCTTTATCAGCAGATTTTTTGTAGTGAAGAATGGGTTATGCTTGACCGGGGTGTGATTACAATTGAGGAGGCAATTAAAAGAATTTGTTTGCGAAATCCGGAAAAAGTAAAGTTGATAGAAGAAATCCTATATGATTGGGAAAAGATTCTTACCCCGATAGAAGGTTCTGTTGAGATTTTACGACAACTTAAAGAAAAAAATTTTAACCTATATGTTTTATCAAATTTTCACCTTCGGGCTTTTGAAAAGGTTTCAACTGAAAATGAATTTTTTCAACTCTTTGATGGGATGATTATTTCGGCAAAGGTAAGATATCTTAAACCGGAACCGGAAATATATCAGTATTTAATTGAACACTTTAAAATTGATCCTGAGAGAACAATTTTTATTGATGATACAAGAGAGAATCTGGATGCTGCCAAAAAATTTGGTATTAAAACAATTCATTTTATATCTTCTTCAGATTTGTGTCAGGAATTAAAAAAATTGAAGGTGTTATAA
- a CDS encoding glycosidase: MIKLTRLTNEPILRPVKEHIWEKEAVFNAAVLYENGLFHLFYRASDQPFYLDSEKPLQEKKFTSSIGYAVSKDGIHFNRLTEPVYTGEGEQEDWGVEDPRITRLGDTYYMLYTGFGGRDWNDFRICMATSKNLIDWKRKGVVLDEPNKDAALFPEKIGGKYVLLHRRLPDIWVGFSENLKEWENHQIIMSPIPESWESKKIGIAGPPIKIDEGWLLIYHGVDDNNVYRLGLAILDLNDPTKVLYRQAEPILEPELDWEINGLVPNVVFSCGAVDLGDKIYVYYGGADTVIGVASLDKNDLKKELNEMKIGRGR; this comes from the coding sequence ATGATAAAATTAACCAGACTTACAAATGAACCTATTTTGCGTCCTGTAAAAGAACACATATGGGAAAAAGAGGCGGTTTTTAATGCAGCGGTTTTATATGAAAATGGCTTATTTCATCTTTTCTATCGCGCTTCTGATCAACCATTTTATCTGGATAGCGAGAAACCCCTTCAAGAAAAAAAATTTACTTCTTCAATAGGCTATGCGGTAAGTAAAGATGGAATCCATTTTAATCGTTTAACCGAACCGGTATATACCGGTGAAGGTGAACAGGAGGATTGGGGGGTAGAGGATCCCCGGATAACCAGACTTGGTGATACATATTATATGCTCTATACTGGTTTTGGTGGTAGGGATTGGAATGATTTCAGAATTTGTATGGCTACTTCTAAGAATTTAATAGATTGGAAGCGTAAAGGGGTAGTATTGGATGAGCCAAATAAGGATGCAGCATTATTTCCAGAAAAAATTGGGGGTAAATATGTATTATTACACCGTAGGCTGCCCGATATTTGGGTTGGATTTTCCGAAAACTTAAAAGAGTGGGAAAATCATCAAATTATAATGTCCCCGATTCCGGAAAGTTGGGAATCAAAGAAAATTGGGATTGCTGGTCCTCCCATAAAAATCGATGAAGGATGGCTTTTAATCTATCATGGGGTTGATGATAATAATGTTTATCGTCTTGGCCTGGCTATTTTGGATTTAAATGATCCGACAAAGGTTTTATATCGGCAGGCTGAACCGATTCTGGAACCTGAATTAGATTGGGAGATTAATGGTCTGGTACCAAATGTAGTTTTTAGTTGTGGAGCGGTAGATTTAGGAGATAAAATTTATGTCTATTATGGTGGAGCGGATACAGTGATTGGTGTAGCCAGTTTAGATAAAAATGATTTAAAAAAAGAATTAAATGAGATGAAAATAGGTAGAGGGAGGTGA